ggtaatggtGGAAGCAGCAGGTCATCAGACTCCTTAGACAGATTTCTGTGAGGTTACCTGATaacatgcatgtttttattttctttttgtcgtCTACCAATATTCCTCATTATTTATAAGATCGTAATACATTTGTGCTCAGTGGTTAGAGAAACTGCCTGCTCACAGTAGCTCAACCAACTTCCCCATTTATAGTCATCTCTGGCTGATTTTTTATAACCAGatagatattatatattaatacttTGACattgctctctctgtcttactTGTTCCAGGCAGATTTAATTAACATCAGATTATGTTTTAATGAGACTGCAGAGATTCAACCCCAGAAAATGAAACGATATTTTCCCCCTAAATGTCTCACATGTACAGCATGAGTTACAGCATGAATTAAATCCTCTTTGTAAGCTCAGCAGGTTGCCCTGCCTGTCCATTAGCAGCCGTCTGTCTTATCAAGTTTtccaggagaaagaaaacacaccgCTGCCCTTCATTCAGAGAAAAATCCCTCTGGATTAGAGCGTCAGCAAAACTGGCCACTCAATTTATACCCAGGAACAGAGTGAGTGTGCCCTCAGCGGCAGCTCATTCCCTCTACCTGCTGATTCAATTAGGATGGATGACTCACAGACTTTGTTTAGACTGCAGGGATTTATTACTCAGGTCTTGCTGCTGCCTAACAGGACTCTTTTTCAGAGATGGAAACCTTTCTTTGGTTCACTGGCCACCCAGGCTTTGTGTGTTTCAAGATGTGATGACTTGaggcacaaatgtttttttggttAAGTGCCATAGTTAGTTTGAATACGTGTTGGCAGTGTTTGTTTAAGAGCAGGTGTTTCTTCAGTGTTTCTTCAGTGGGTcttgtgtaaaatgtgtgtttcacaattttttccacttttcctGTACAAagagtttgttgtttgtcaatTAGTTAGCCAACAGAGAATTAATCATCAACAGTTTTGATTGTTATTTGTCATAAATTGAGCAGAAATGCAAATGTTagctggttccagcttctcaaatgtgaggatttgctgctttaatctgttttaaattattacaaattaaatatcaCTCAAAGATTTTTGATGGGCCTTTCTCGCtattttcttttaacatttatatattcTAAATGTTAACATACAAACCAAAAGAATAATCAGTTTAAATTAACAATTAGTTGCAGACCTATTATTGTATATGATGCATCTAATTTCATCATTATTTCTTCCCAGCGGACTGTTCTGGGCCCATCTACCGAAGTCGGGGGTTGTCACGGAGACCAGCAGATATCCCACCCATTGATCCATCTGTCCTAATGGaccttcagagacacacacaggaagtggcGCAGAGTGTGGAGATGATGATGCGAAGCCTCAATGGAACCATCCAGAATGTGAGTATTCAAATGAGAAAGTTCTTGTACAGACTGTATTTACCTTCCTAAATTCTTATTTTGATGATGTACGTTGTCTCAGTACCTGTACTCTGTACCTGTactctgtacaatgacaataaagttgaatctaatctaatctaatctaaattTAAGTATACACACAACTGTCTCTCCCTCACAAAATCTCCTAccttcttgtctctctctcacacacacaaacacacatacacagattaATCTCTGCCTCACAAGCATATTTCTCACCCTCATGCCTTTTTTCGTCCGTCTGTGCAACTGATTGattctgtccatctgtctgtccatccagaTGACAGCTCTGAGTGTGGGCTACATCCAGACCTACAGAGACTCTGTTGATAGCCTGGGAGAATCTGTGGACATGAGTATAAAGGTGACATAGTCAGCAAATCAAGTCAGCACTGTGATTATTAAAATATCTCAAATTCTTACATGAGGTCATAGTAGGCAACCCCCAAAAAATGTCCCCTCCCACCGTCCATTAGTCAGTTTATTAACGACACTAATCAATAATAGGTTGTGCTTGATTCACTCTCAGGACTTTTTTAACGGTGTTGTCAATAACGTGATTACAAGTAATGGACCTTGTATGGGATTCTTTGTTTTCTATCTGATTCAAGTTATTAATCCTTATTGATGTGTTTACTGTATATTAAAGCAGCTTTTTCATTGTCTGCCTATTATATGTGATACCACAGGGTATGTACACGCTGATGGCTCGCTGTGAGGAGCTGGATCGTTCCATGCAGCCTATACACACCCTGGCCGCGCAGATCCGTGACATCAAGCGCACCCTGGACGCTCTTGAGGCGATTTGCAAGTAACCCGCATGTATGGGATGAAAACACATCCCAGCTGGAAAGATCCATCGTCAAGCACATCCTGGACGAGGCTGTCTACAAGTAACTCCACCCATCTGCAGGTACCACACACATACTGCGGTGAAGATTAAGTGCACCACTGGAGTCCTTGAACCACTGTTACTAGGCATGCTGGATGATTGGCGCTCATAGTCCCTCCGCTTGTTCATTGTTCGAGGTggccatgtttgtgttgtgcgATCTCAAATGATTTGCGCTTGATTTTCTCTAGGgtctcagctttttttttttttttttaaagcaacttCACTTCCTCAGATAAAATCTTGAAGATTAACCATTTTTGGAGACACTTGGCCAAGTGCCCTGAAAACACATATAAGGACGCACACAAAGATGTGGGAATAGACGCCTGCTGTTCCCACTCTACAGGAGGAAGTGTGTTGTTATCCGTCCAGACCGCTTGGTTCAGATTGCACTAACCTTTCCTCTCCACATGGGGGcgatgtttctctctctgtgtctctcttggGTTATGAAGAGGGACCGTACAAACTGCTCAGAAGACAGTGACTTTTGCACAGGAACAGAAagtctgttttttaatcttatGCAAACAAAGATCAGATTCTTTCATTGGGGAATAAATGAATTGAGCGACACATCACATCTTTCTGTCGGTctgtctgccttttttttttttatttattctgttttctaGTGCAtgcttttacaaaaaaataaaacagtgctTCTGTATCACTGACCGGCTCTGCTAGATTTCTCCACTGGAGGCCACTGACCAGCTCCACTGGAGCATTTGGGGTTTAACTGCTGCTTGAGGCTGTTTGTCAGGAGTAATGAGACTGGGAGTGAGACTGAGCGCTTTTCTCCCTCAGATCCTCTCACACTGTCCATCAATTTAACAAAAAACGAAATTTAAATTACACAGCTGCTTCTCTAATTTGTTTGGTTAGCACCATGAATCATTTGGGCTGAAAACTCACTTCAGTGTCTGTGCAATCTAAGATGTTATTGAAACCCTAACCAGAAAAATATCTTCTTCACAGTGgctttaaatatttgaaaagctTCACATACTCATGAATTCTAAAGTGTAAACCCTTCATGAATTCAGTCAatttacaagaaataaaaactgcattCTGGCTGCTACACACTAGAGGATAATCAGGCTGGTTTTTGAACCTATTTGCACCTTCAGACAATCGCGGGGGCATTCCCGACTGGAAGTCACTCTGTGCcgattatctgcccaaataatcctCAAGTGCGCAGGGTTTATAAAATAATCGTAATGCTACCGACTGAGTCAGAGCCTACCTGATCTCGAACTGGCTGCGGCAGAAACCTGCAATAGCACGAGAGAGAGCCAGAGAGCGAGCCAGCTGGGAAGCATCACCAACTGGATGTTGTGTACTTGTACATTTGTGACTAAACACAACACTTAATTTCCAACTCATTTCCAGCTCGTGCTGCCTTCTGagctatgttttttttttttgtctgcaaaGTTGACACTTcgacatttgtttttcttctgaagtcTCATTTAATCACGCGAGTGTTCCACACTCCAGTTCAGAAGGTGGCAGGAATGCGCCTAAAAGTGGTTTGCCATCCGTCATAAAGAaggctgaagaagaagaagatattgAGGTTCTGTGAGGTTTCAAGTCTCTGGAATCTCCACTGTGAAATTGTTTCCAACAGACAGCAAGCAtgtggtctgtgtgtttgtgttctgaaGATTATAAGATTAAAAATCGGTTTaatctgtcattatgtctgtggtctcccatgtttttaaattagtcaagagttgaaaatcctctagtgtgcaaCAGCCCTTAGCAGAGATCCATTTCAAAACAATCCATTAAATTCTTTTTGATGAATTGTTGTCGGCAAAGCCAGTGAATTAAATTAGCTGCTAATCGTCAACCATTGGAGGCAAAAACATTTTGGTAATGTTACAACAAGAATCAGGAACTATCACTGGATGGAGTCGGGACACAGCCTTTGGATCTGAACTAACGTGGACTCACAGCACATAAAATCAAGTTGGAAAGTGAGTATTTGTCAGTGTTAGAGTCACTGAACAACAGCACTGTCTCCTGCTTACCGACTAAAGCCATGTGCTCTTACTGAGCATTCTTCTTGATTTAATGAAGAGACTGTGGTACTTCTGTCATTGCACTGGAGGGTAGAGCTGTAGTAAATCATTGTACATGTAGTAGATCTATGCACATGTACCTATTACTGATGGCAGGCAGGATGTAATTTGGCTTGAGTTGTGTTAAAGGTGTGGTGTGATGCTTTCTTTTATGGAACACTTCAGAGCTTTTGGAATATTTATAAAACGGAGCAATAGTGCAGGAAAAGTAAGTACGTTTTATTCTTGGCCATAAAATTGATGCCTCGATCTACTATAAAATGAACTTCTTTTCAAAGCGACACATTTGGAAGTGGAGCTTTTAGCAGCAACATGGTCTAAAGTGTCTCTACATGCAGCTCTGCATGTGGTTTCACTACTGTGGGTAAAGATCATGTTGTAGGCTACACAGAAAGCTCCGATTGCATGAAGTGTTACATTTCCTCAAAGTCGTTAGCCATATTTTGTGAACATTTTCAGGGGAGAATTCAAAGAGGGGGGGGAGCATCATTAAAAAACTCATATAAAAGTTAGTGATAATCCTGGTTCCCTGGATGATACTGAAATTAACTCAAACATGTCCAAGGCTGTAAAGATGAACTGATCTTTTACAGATGAAGGTAAAACTGTCCAGAGAGTTGAAATTTAAGCATCTGACATGAGAGGAAATGTCACTTTCTTgttcataatatatataaatgtatgattcatggattttcagttttacaatcAGATGCACCCGTGTACATATGATCTCTTTCTGTAACTAAAAATGATTTAGATACCCTTTGTCTTGAGTgtatattttaatgaaaaataacaaataaatttacatgagctgcaaaaacaaacatttgagtcTTTTGTACTAGATACTGCCTCAGGGAACACTGCAGGATATGGGTGAGAAAGAGACAAGATATAAACAACACTGacttataaaaatatatatacataaataatgCTGACttattatgtgtttttgtctttatttcttcaGAGGTATGTCTTTCAAAGAACAGATACTGCATTCATAGCCAATATTATATGTAAAGGAGCCTTCATTACCTGCTGGGGGGaatcagacattttgacttaCCATTGTAGCAAAAGCACCGGTGTCACTGATAACATTATTGATGGGTCTTTGCTATTAAAATGTCCCAGTAAGCCATGCcagtgtgacagtgagccaGCATGCACAGTACCAGCACCCTGAAACgcaagcagctaaatggaatccagccattattcatttcattgtttacGTCTGTGCTTTTCCTTCTGTGACATTTCACAGAGGATGAATGGTGCCAGAGATCTGCAGCTCAGCACATATGTCTCTTGCAGTCATTTACCTCATAGTGATAAAAATCCACCAATGTATAGTCCGGGTGTTTTTGAGAATATGAAACATTTGTATGCCAAAATTTACATAAATTCTCTTTAAATGAAATCTCAGAGATCTGTCTATTAGACGTTTAACTCAAAATTAatgcacaaatgaaaatatggGCAACAGATCTTCAAAGTCAGTCATGTACTTCAGTTCAcccaaattacaaaataattcaTTCAGTTACCATTTACCTcaagtgtgttttttatgtacCTGCGTCtgattgtttatttgttagcaggattacacaaaaactactcaacaagTTTCTGCCAAATGTAGTAGAGGATGGGTGTAGATGcagataaaaaatgtttccactttcttttaatgtttaatgacaAAAAGATAAGTTAGTATCAGtcctcttccttttttccttaaatttctACAAGAGCCACACAATCGTGTCGGACTGTAAGGCCTTGGCAGAGATGTATACAATCACTCAGTGCCATTTTAGTTTCTGTTTCATCTTCTCCAGGTTTTAATCTGTTGTTTAAAGCACTGACAAGTAAATAAAGAAAGAACATAAAACCTCATTGAAGGTTTTTACAGACTGCTTTCATGTATCTGTGGTTGGGAAGACTGTTGTTTTGACATGACAGTAATAATCAGAATCAAAATAATTGTCTGGAATGTTATTTCTcctttcaggaaaaaaaggtTATAATACAGCCAGTATTTATACCACTGTCTCTTGGCACATCCAGTGATAAGTTTGGACTTCTAGGACTCCGTCTGgacttgttttcttcttttgatgCTCAAAAAAGTCATTTTCAGCTACAAAGCAGCACATCTGCAGCAAAGCATggattcagtgtcttgctcaagggcacttaGGAAGGGCCATTTTAGCCCAGACCTTCCTGGTGAAGGCaggtttattcacattttaaggTTCTAGGCACAGACGTCcaatcaccagcagcagcagaacagtcAGGTGTGGGGCACTCGGGGGATTCGTACCACGGCCTGTAGGTACCTCCAGTGAAGGCGATGGACTCACAGTATCCACTGAACTGCTTCTTCTTAGCTCAGTCGCAGAGGCACCTTTCGTTATAGAAGCTATTGTAGATGCAGTTGTAGTTCCCACAACGTCTCCTGTGTTTACTTCTACTGTTCCCCCAAAAGATGTTCCGTCTTTGGGGGGCAGTCGGTCGGAGACGTCTCCGTCTGCGATCTTGTACCACTGGCACTGGAAATCGTTCTTCCATATCTCAGCTGGGTCTGGTTCAGCTGGTTCAGCTGGTTTAGTGTCTGTGTCCGGCTGATCTGTGGCTTTTGCTGCTTCTGCCTGTAAAGAGtgatagaaaaaaacattcacattagCAAAAAATGTTGCCTTAAAtatctgagaaaataaaagagtttaCAATATCTGTCTGAAAACTGAATTGTAAATAATATAAAGCTAATTTCAAAGTATATATATTCATAATGTTCTGCAGTAACAGTTGATTTTTAGCTCCATTAATCGTAGCTCTCAAAAAGACCACTTTTCAATCCTTTTAACTAAAACAGAACATTATCTAGTTAATTAACTAGAAACTCTAGTAAATGTGTCTGGTGTAAGACTGAAAGATCCCCACAAGCATTGGGTTGTGTCATGCCTTTGTCTAATGACACAGAGCTGCTTTGATGACTTTGCCAAAATGAGACCAAAGACAAAAAGAGTCTGGTTTATATCTGAACGAAGTTAAACGGACGTTTGTCAGCATCTGCACATTTGTGCCTCTGCACAGTTTTAATCATAGCTGGGAATAGAGTGCTTCATAATCCAGAGTTAACATTGAAATCAGGTAAAATTTACTTTCTCCCACCTTTTCCGTCACCTTTTCAACTACTTCAGTCGGGGGCTGGAGGTGGAGGTAGGCGGAGCTTTCTGGTTTTTGACGCACACATCGGCCCTTTCCCTGGCACAGAGAAGCTGAGCAGAGTCGAGTTGCCGTGGTTACGTTGATGGAATATGGTCCCAGGACCTTGCGGACAAACTCTGCCAGGTCCTGGCACTCTCTCTGGGAAACAAATAGGCAGATAGCTTGATTTCAACAGGAAGCAGGGACAGTGGTACCGGTTGATTTATAAAACacatctcctttttttcttttcttttaaacctATCATGTCATAGTTTGAGCTGCTGGAAGAAAAAGAGCATTTGTAAAACATAAGTAGGTTGTGAAAaaattgaaatagaaaaatatgtttttatatactGAAGTCTGGTGGGCAAAAAAATAGAGAACTAGATTGGCATTGAGAAGAACGCATACTTCCGCCAAAGCCCATcattccccttaaattcagttttgctgcacacagagagagtcCAGGCAATATTTTTTCAACCAAATCCAAATATTATtccattattttctttcttgccCCATGTTCCTGTTTCGTGGAAATCtactcagttgtttttgtgaaatcctgctgaaaaaacaaatcaacgaGCAgttgcaaaaaacaaaacctccttggcagaggatATTATCACAAGGATAAATACAGATtaatgtgcaggtgtgtgtgcgtgtgtctgtgcgtgtgtctgtgcgtgtgtacTTATGTGTGTACCTCTGTTTTAGTCTCATTTCTCTCCCAGATGACAACTCCAGCTGTTCCCAATGCAGCACTTTCTCCTATGGTGTTGACCAGGTCTGTCTGCAGAGAGCAGCATGTGGACGGTCACACACTTTTGTTTTGTGAGCTTTAACACTTTCAGTTcatcagcagcatcagtttGTCAAGCTTTAATTTAAGCAGGTTTACATCAATGCAGAAAGACAGTATATGCACTATTACATTCTATTACATTCTTTGTTATCATTTCTACATATGAAGCCATTAAATAATCGGAGCCATGATACTATGGGAATGTACTTGTTGAAATGTATGGTGCATCTGCATCAAATACTTGATACAGCAGATGTGTCAGATATTAAACATCACCTGTGAGAGGAAGGTATTAGTTGAGGTGTAGACGCTCTTGACCAGTGGGAATACAGGAAGATCAAACGTCATCCCAGTCAGAGATGATACTCGCAGTGCTTCTCTTATTTGACTGGATAAATAAAGTCTGGCTCCTGAAGTCCCGCCCtagaaaaggaaaacatgttgCACACATTTGCAACTCAGTTCAAGTTTCACAAGGACAAtgatcatatatttttttatgacgCTAAAGCTCCTTTcatgactttttacttttgattATTTCACATCAGCTGGTCATGTTGCccacctgcagcttctccagaGTGAGGAGCGGGTAGAGGGCGGAGCTTCGTTTCCAGAGCCACAGAAGCTCGTCGTTAAGGGCCATCTCTGCAGCAGGGCACTGGCCGGTGTAATTGGCTAACATGGTTTGGGCAGGGTCGCCGTTGTAGCAGCTGGGATAAGGGGAGACACCCCATAATGCTTTGGGCCGTAATCTTTTGGCCTCCCGTAACGTCTCCATCATTACCGCCTGCGCGGCTGCCTCAAAGTCCACCTGCGACAAGATCAATAAGATCACCTTTCAGCCTCCTCGGATATTTGAAATGGACACACCAATTTAATTAGTGACAGACACATTTAGAAGTGTTTCTGTTGAGTTAACTGTAATTTTCGTTTGTCTGGTTTTATCCGGGCCAGTGTGACGTGATGTAACAGATCGGAAAGCATGTCTGCTTTAATGCAGGAGTAGAGTTATAGGATAGTTAATACTTTtgcattatttttcattatgttgcCAAGACTTAggttgtgataaaaaaaaaaaaaaaaaaaaatatatatatatatatatatatatatatatatatatatatatacacacaatgaGTAAAAAGACACATTGTttacatatattatacacaAACTCTTCCTCCTTCGCTTTCTGACTGAGTGGAGTCCTCATGTTGCTTCACCCTGTCACATCACTTTATAACTTTAtctcttttccctcctcccATTTCTTCCTTGGTGTCCACAGCATAACTTTTAAATATCATAGTCTCCATAATTATGAGTCTTTGATGTCATGGGACTGTGGtcatgttattaatgataaaatctCAGTCAATATTTGCATTTTCCATCAGATGATGTCTCTTAACTGAAGGAGAAACACTTGTGgaaggtgtttttcttttcaattagcTTCCTACCTGCTCGACCATAAGCCAGTAACTaagggtggctgtggctcagggggtagagGGGATTGTCCTCTTAGGTCTGTGAtttgatcccagtctttccCTTTCTTAAGTGTCCTTGGCTAGTGtcatgcactgtatgaatgtgtgtgtgaatgtttgaatggcaaaaaaaagCTACTGTAAAGTGCTATGAGTGGTCATCAAggctagaaaagcactatataaaaacagaccatttactATGTTCTACCAATATCCGCCCATGATCCTTCACCACCCATCTCCCATTTATTTCTTGCACAATTGTAGTTTTCCATTGTTGTTATTGTCCTCTTCACCTGAATTCTATTCATCTTACCTGAGAccacttctccacctcctctgggCTCCAGTTAGGGAAGAAATTCTTCAGCAGGTTCCTCGATGCTTCCAGATACATAATTTGCTTCTCTCTGTTCCTGAACCACTGGGGGGACCACTCTGCCCAGCGCAGCACCCCCAGCCCAAGATACCTCGGTGCAGGTAAAGCTGCTTCCAAGTCCTGCTGTGCCTTCTGGAGGTGGTTATCAAGTCGTGTGTGCTGTGGTAGACCCCCATTAATCGGAGTGTCTTTGTCTACAAAATATGGGTAGTTCCCCAGTGTGTCCTCGTAAAAGAGAGCCACCCGGCCCTCCTGCTCCATCCCAAAAGATCTGGGATCTGTCCTACTGGAGCAGGCCGAGTTGGGGATGCCCCAAAAGATGATGAAAGGCTGTCCAGACAGGAGAGGGGGGCGGGCTGGCTGGGGTGGACCAGCTATACAGAGGTCTGCAAAGGCAGTGAGCAGGAGGATGAGGACGGGTGTTAAAATTGAAGGCTGGACTTGAGGAATGGTTGATGAAGACGCTGGTGTGGATATTTGTGTCCTGAGATTGTAAGGCGTCAGTTGTTGTTCCCGCTCTGCGTCTGGACGCGACCGGGTCTCGATCCACGCCATTGGAGCGGCCAGCTCTCAGGCTCTCACCCGTTCAGGCCTTCACAGCCGATCATGTTCCTGTAAAACGGAGAAGAAATCAAACCTCCACCAGTCTGTAATATGATAATCTTATCTTTATGATATACTACAGATCTTCTAAGTTAATGTTTATTTGTCCAACTTTGCTGACTGTACAATTCAAACGTTAAGTGATAGGTATGGATTATTCTGAGTAACTGAGACCGGCAATTGCTGTGTTAAGAACATTCACCTGTATTCACCTCTGTTTTATTGAGGTGGCAGCAGAAAACTAGTTGTGGTTAtttcaaacataaaacaaaaacctaCTCTAACACACAAGTGGTAAAAGAGAATCTGGTCCTTTACATGATCTACACTGTACATTACACACcctcagaaaaacaacacaattatGAACGACATAGACAATTACCAAAATAATGATGACAAGAGCAGAGCTGGGCGGAAGACGTGGGCAATTCAGTTTTCTAATTGATTTTGACAGGAGCAATTTTTGTGCTTGTTATTACTTCCCTAGCATTGGTATGTAAAGCTCAGTGGGTGGTAAAGGTCTACCATCGATACTATTAGAGTATTCAAATTTCCTGTTTGCCATCGCCAGGACTTTTAATATTCTTTGCAGTTTTCGTAAGAATTTTAgaagtacaaata
This sequence is a window from Paralichthys olivaceus isolate ysfri-2021 chromosome 6, ASM2471397v2, whole genome shotgun sequence. Protein-coding genes within it:
- the LOC109630576 gene encoding hyaluronidase-1 isoform X1; the protein is MAWIETRSRPDAEREQQLTPYNLRTQISTPASSSTIPQVQPSILTPVLILLLTAFADLCIAGPPQPARPPLLSGQPFIIFWGIPNSACSSRTDPRSFGMEQEGRVALFYEDTLGNYPYFVDKDTPINGGLPQHTRLDNHLQKAQQDLEAALPAPRYLGLGVLRWAEWSPQWFRNREKQIMYLEASRNLLKNFFPNWSPEEVEKWSQVDFEAAAQAVMMETLREAKRLRPKALWGVSPYPSCYNGDPAQTMLANYTGQCPAAEMALNDELLWLWKRSSALYPLLTLEKLQGGTSGARLYLSSQIREALRVSSLTGMTFDLPVFPLVKSVYTSTNTFLSQTDLVNTIGESAALGTAGVVIWERNETKTERECQDLAEFVRKVLGPYSINVTTATRLCSASLCQGKGRCVRQKPESSAYLHLQPPTEVVEKVTEKAEAAKATDQPDTDTKPAEPAEPDPAEIWKNDFQCQWYKIADGDVSDRLPPKDGTSFGGTVEVNTGDVVGTTTASTIASITKGASATELRRSSSVDTVSPSPSLEVPTGRGTNPPSAPHLTVLLLLVIGRLCLEP
- the LOC109630576 gene encoding hyaluronidase-1 isoform X2, translating into MAWIETRSRPDAEREQQLTPYNLRTQISTPASSSTIPQVQPSILTPVLILLLTAFADLCIAGPPQPARPPLLSGQPFIIFWGIPNSACSSRTDPRSFGMEQEGRVALFYEDTLGNYPYFVDKDTPINGGLPQHTRLDNHLQKAQQDLEAALPAPRYLGLGVLRWAEWSPQWFRNREKQIMYLEASRNLLKNFFPNWSPEEVEKWSQVDFEAAAQAVMMETLREAKRLRPKALWGVSPYPSCYNGDPAQTMLANYTGQCPAAEMALNDELLWLWKRSSALYPLLTLEKLQGGTSGARLYLSSQIREALRVSSLTGMTFDLPVFPLVKSVYTSTNTFLSQTDLVNTIGESAALGTAGVVIWERNETKTERECQDLAEFVRKVLGPYSINVTTATRLCSASLCQGKGRCVRQKPESSAYLHLQPPTEVVEKAEAAKATDQPDTDTKPAEPAEPDPAEIWKNDFQCQWYKIADGDVSDRLPPKDGTSFGGTVEVNTGDVVGTTTASTIASITKGASATELRRSSSVDTVSPSPSLEVPTGRGTNPPSAPHLTVLLLLVIGRLCLEP